Within Porites lutea chromosome 2, jaPorLute2.1, whole genome shotgun sequence, the genomic segment GTTAGTGAAGTGCTTTTGATAACTTTTTCAATCGCAGCACTCGATCGACTGTTGATGGTTTGTAATTACTGAAGGGCTAATTCATGAGAAACAGAAGAAGAAGCAAAAATGATAATTTCAGTAAAATCGAGAgagaatttataatttattttccgGTGCCATAGTTTGCTCCACCCGCTTTTACGAGAGTCTGTTTTACATTATCAAACTGGAGGTCCTCCATGTGACTAGTGAAAATTTCCACCGCAAAGTTCTGCAATCAAGTCAAAAAGTACAACAGTTAATTAAGCCTTCGATAAAAAACGTCTAAGCATTTAAAATCTAACGAAAGAATGTCCCGATGTTTCGGTGACATCGTGACGCGATCATCAAGGAATGGAAATCTATACGGGTTCCGGCATAAAGGAGTTAAAGTGCTCTAAAATTTGCATGGATCAGGAAATTCACACCAAGACTTTATCGACTTCAGCACGGATTGAACCCGTTTGCATGTTTAGAGGCGGTTTTTCTTTTGAACGCGCATTTATTTGCATTCCTTACAAATGTTAGTTTTTCCAAATCATTATTGATAGAAAACAAAATGTGATGGTGAAGTTTAAGCCTAATGCATACATGAGAAAGATGAGGTTTTTTCCAGTCTATGACACAGACGGCTCGGAAGAAAATATCCGATTACCTTCAACAGGAGCCGAACTTATGAGTCTCCGGTTACCAGTCCAGGTGCTCTACCACAGAGCCACAGGAGACTTGTGGGAgctaaggccactaaactaggtCCTCGCGGAGAGTAAGATTAAGTCCCCGGGggttactcccttatatggcctatacggggatgtgccgctggatagGATATGGTTTCtgacctctctgtcctaaacagggtatataatttcaaGCGAGTCTGTCTTAATCAGGGCATATGATTTGCGCAAGTCTGTCCTAACTATAAACagaatgaaatttgtttgtactccaaATATACAAAACCATTGACTATAAGGTGAATTTGTTGTATTGAAACTGCCAttaaatggctttaaaacaagaTGGCGCCCAgtttgtcctttgtcctaaacagggtaattAAAGTGAGGGTGTTGTCATAAGCAGGGCGCTATGTATTGTAGGCTTattgttgtcctaaacagggtcagggtttaaaccctcagcggctcaccaaTACCAATATAATGGTCGagttcctccccccccccccgggaatcAGCCTGCGGGTCCTCACTAACAACGCAGACACAAGTATAAGCGTAAGCCGTAAGAATGACGCTAGaatgagaaaacagccgacaattctcgacgccaccactggttttccagCGAAATAACGTCTCACAagacgagcgcagaaattctatactgatgatgcgtcactaaccagatctggatagtgcttctgattggctgaagcaaatttcccacgcggcacgaccaatcataAGCACTACCTACtggatctgggtagtgacgcatcGTCAGTATGGACTTTTTGCTCTCGtctggcgtcgcgaaatgttggctgttttctcacgcTAGAATAACGCAAGCATAGTAGTAAGGATATGCGCATTTGAAGGCGACCTTGAGATAAACATAAGAAGAACGCAAGGTTTTGATATTCTTATGCTTATTCGTTTGTCAAGGATGTCCTCACTAGCGCACACGCTCCTTATGCTCACACGTATGATCGCATCGCCAGTCAGGATCACGCTTAAAATAAAAGTCAAGTAGCGACCCTCGAGAGCAATTCTCCTATAAGATGGGTTTTGTGTAGTCTCAAATGTCATCCGTCTCTTCGCCTCACGCCCgctgggagggggggggggggggggggctgggggATGGGGCGAAGATACAGATGAAATTTTAGACTAATTTTCATGACATTACTAAAGATAGCCTGTGGGAGTTAACGGacaagaaatgcacaaaaaagccACGAGATAACCGAAACATGATTGCTGTAAACAACACATCCAAAAAAGGGGAATAAATAACCTGGGTGacgttaaaaaaagaaaagcggATAGGGGGAAATCTGACGAGCGAGAACGTAAGAAAGTGAAAACCCAAGAACGCGAGAGCTCCATAAAAAACAAGTTCATTACCTGGATAGTTTGCTTGACAGAAGCTTTGTCTGTACTGACTTTGGCCTTCTTTAACGGAGGAACAGTTTCACTGACCCATGTTATGAGAGCAAACTTTGCTCGCTTGCTTAACTCGTCACCAGTCTCAATCCTGACATAACCGTAGGCTCGTTCACCCGCTGCGTAATAAGATTAGTCACAATAAAAAATGGCCTTACAAGTTCAGCCTGCGCCACTGACGGAATCAAACTTCTGGtcaagtccgtctgcgaaacagtgCCATCTTCGTTAACGTTACTATGGACCTTAcaaaactacgacggcgacggcaacgggaacgtcaaagaagcaacaggtttaataagcaaaacaacaactttgcaggtGTATCAGGCTTTTTTGTTACCatccctgcacaactacgacgagACATTGCCAAATTTTACGTTCACTTGAGAACAGGAACGGGAAGGCTATAAATTCTggcatctctgtctgaactcgggggcggtcccctctcttcagctccaacataaattcccttcttttctgTATTTGGCCGACATAGTATAATCACGAAAAAGTTAAAGGATAGGAAGTCTATTTTTCAACGatgttttcatggacgtcgccgtcgtcggatcgtaaggtccctattggaAATTAAAGGAGGCGGCGAGTCCGAGTGGTCAACAAGTCGGACTCAATCGCAATTCCGAGTTAATTGGTGGGTTCGAGTTCCGCTCTGACCACTGGCTGGATTTATTCATCGATCAGCCTTAGTTTAATCCTCCgtcatgcttgtaaatagccaactggttgcttCCAGCaagctggatttttttttattccgtTGCCATATATTCGTATTACtttttggaaattattttgaagagattGCCTGTGAACTAGTCTGTGACTGAACTAAAGTGCACTTCAACTATGAACAAAGCATTTAGCAGCTATAAAACGTGAGTTTTGTGGAAGGCATCCCTAAAAAGGGAGGGGAAATCGGGCGCACAGAAGGATGGGCGTTCTGaattccttcttttttcttccccTAGTTTCAAACGCCTGTCATGCAGGCTACAAGACTTTCCCGCGTTACGCCAGACtgagaaaacacaaagaaatgaGATCGAGGTTCGGGCGGACAAATCACTGTGTTGTCAGTTCAAGCCTCGAGTTGGTGTTTTGTTTATAgtaatgcgggaaaggtctattaacGCTAGCCTGCatgtgtagcaagcgtttccgtgtggTTTCGGGGCagagaaagaccgaggaacgacagagaacgggattttcggttttggccccGCGGAAAGTGGAAAGAGagcccctccccgctctttaaCTCGCTCCATTTTTCGCGaagtctttgactctcgttcctcgttcgtTGCTCCGAAaccgcgcggaaacgcttgatACACAGGCTATATTAACGCTAGTAAAAGTTGTCTTGGGGGATAATTCTAGTGCCACACGTCTTTAACAGTGCAAGGAACGATGAAAAGTAATGCTGCGATCATTAAACAAATACGGTAAATCTGAGGCTATAAATATACAAACCttcaaattgtttcaaaaattcCTCATAATCTGTCCCAGATGCTATGAAAACGATCGTGTTTTCGCTGTACTTAAAAACAGCCCTAACggaacaaaacaaaggaataCAGTCACAATCCCTTTTAACTGACACCTATAGTTGGGGGAGACTGGAACGAGAAATACGCAAGCGCGCCCACGTGATTTATAGTGATCTAGTGATCTATAAGGAACAAAACATACGTACTGGTAGATCTAGCAAGGGCAGAAAAGGGCAGAACAAATTCTGCGTGGTGAAATTGCGACGTGTATGTTAAGGTTAAGAAATTTACTGAGACTAACGAAAACGTGACAAAAATATTCTCTAAGCTGTGCGACATTTGAGACCCATTTTTTTGGCCTACCATAATAGTCATAGTCATCACGCAAGGCTTGAGAGACAagacaataggccatttccgagttcaaaaaaatctcactttcaaagcgaggctaagtgcgaagccattgatatgaaaatgatttttaattatgatgcaaaaaaactcattttcacaacaaaggttttgcacttagcctcgtctTGAAAGCgagattttttggaactcggaaatggcctattaaaaaTAACGATGGCCGGCAGTCAGTGTCACAAACCAGGCCAACGCGTCCAACGCCACCCTTTCCTGGCTTGCaaacacagacgtatttccgggaGAAACGAccaccggaaatacgtctgtgtcgCAGGCTACCGTTTCCCCTTTCCAAGCCATCACTCATCGCTCTCCGCGCGGTACTGGGAGCGGACCATTAGGGCCCAGCAGGGGAGGTGAGGAGCTACTCAGGTTCACGTCAAGTGGCCTTGGCCTTTCAGTCTAATTTGGGGGCCTCTCAGGCCTGTCACTGCTTTACCTGAGACCCGTTCCGCTGCATTAGGAGCCATCAGATGAGGCATTctagaattcaaaattttccaatcTATTGCGCACATTGCAAAGACTTCCCGAAACTATAATTTGGAAGGTGAAAGTAACAGTTTTTTGGCTGCTCACCGTgtatgtttttattttcccaCAATCTTCCCTTCTCCACCCCGTTTAAACTTTTTTGTATCTATAGGCCTTCTCCCATAACATTCTTGGTTCAATTATTATCCGTACTCCTCAATGAATAATCCCTTTCGCGATCATATTGCATTTGAAAAGTTTCATTAATGAATCTCATTGCTTATTCTAGGATATTTCTGGAACGGAAATAACGTAAAAGGGATTGACCAGTTGACccaagattttgcaaatttgAGACGCCTTTAAAGATCTTTGTTGTTGAATATAAACAATGACCCTTTAAATAAATAACTCAGCTGTTAAAAGCGCGTTTACCTTTGTATTACATTTCAACCCCGATAAAAAGTTCAGGTTTGTAAAGGAAAAACCAAGGTAAAATACTCGCACATCGCCAATGTCAAATATTTTTT encodes:
- the LOC140926644 gene encoding coactosin-like protein, which gives rise to MASVDKAAMEKAYLEVRDDKVDTNWAVFKYSENTIVFIASGTDYEEFLKQFEAGERAYGYVRIETGDELSKRAKFALITWVSETVPPLKKAKVSTDKASVKQTIQNFAVEIFTSHMEDLQFDNVKQTLVKAGGANYGTGK